The following is a genomic window from Polypterus senegalus isolate Bchr_013 unplaced genomic scaffold, ASM1683550v1 scaffold_741, whole genome shotgun sequence.
ATGTCTAGGTAACTTACATAAACCAGAAAGCAAGTATAGTATTAGACTATTCACATTACTTTCATCTTCAGCAGTAATTTGCATTAAAAACTTCCAATTCACATATTAGGAGGAATGTGGACTGCTGAGCATTTCTTACATctcttttcataacttttaaaATCCAAGAACATAACACAATACTTAACATGAACATATTAAAACAGCTGACTGATTAACAGACAAAATGTGGATTTTGGCATAGGAACACTGTGTATACCATAATGAAAAGAGCACAGAAAGCACACTTTTCAGATTGCTTCATTTCCTGCCAGGTGAGTCAGACAGCATGTAAAGCACTATCATGCAAGATTTAGCACAAGCTGATAAAATGTTCTTCCAGTTTAAAAAAGGCTAAAGcatgatagaaaaagaaaaaaaaaaaaaaacaaatctggagaacactgtaaagaaaataagtgttattttttaaattatagtatTCTTTTATAACACctacttttaaatgtaaacataattgTAATATATTTCTTATTActataaaaagaaattgtttaaCTGTGTTGATATTGTTGGCTAACATCCTGTAAAGGTAATTTTTCTTACTTAATAACCGTGCCTTTGGTGCCCCTGCTGTTGTCAACATTACTCTTGTTGTCAGACTGACTCGCAAGTCCTCTTCACAAAGGCCAAGTAGCTCTGCACAGTTTTCTAGAGTTTGACTGGATTTATTCTTTAGGATACAGCCACCTGCAATATTTTAGATTGCAAACGAATTTCATAAGAACATctgcaaaatatttttagctATGTATAGCATACATTCTTCTTATCATTCTCATCTCTTCTCATTTTCAATCAGACTTAAAActtccaaaaaatgaaaaatgtggcaCTTGCCTTAATTAAGTTAAATCATTCAAGTTTTACTGTATTATCACAAATGCACAGCAAGTACCTTGAAAGAGACAGGCTCAAAGATAATTTTCTTTTGGTTATAAAAATTTAAAGACTTTTTATAGGACAGAGTTAATGACACTATGATAAATAGTTTGATAAATActttgatcaaatattacatatgacATCATTTTAAAGTAAGCTCTCTCTTTTATTCAATGGGCATTTTGGTTTTCAAGTGAATACTCATTTcttttaaggaaaatgtataaagAGGTTAGACAAAGCAATTTTTCTAACCTGATGTACTGCCAGCTTCTTCAAAGTCAATATTACCCAGATGAAGGACTCCAGCAACAACTCTGAAGAGATCCAACTTTTCAACATCATTCAGGCCTATTTTTTTCATGGCTATACACATCCTGTTGAAATCACCTTGATCATCtaacaatgggtctttcaatgaACCTTCTTTGAAATGCTAAAATATTTCAAGACAAAAACATATTTGTTATTTGACAGTGGTAAGGTATCAACATAAATACAACATGTAAAAAGCTTATCTCTATTGAAATAAACATCGCTGGAATTCACTTTTGTGTCTCTTGTTTGGATTAACAAGGATAGATATCTTTCAAACTGACAAACTGTATAATTCAAAcccattgttttctttcttggaaAATTTATGTTACATCAGTTAAAAAATGGTTGTGGCTAGTTAATTGTCGAAATTGGTATAAAAGATAACTATAGTAAAGAAGTAAGATATTTTGCTCATAATATAATTTAGTAATAAGAAAAAAAGTGATTTCATATTAACTCAAGGTATAAATTCAATCTCAAATAGTTTTCCTACATTGTATATGTCTGTCAAATGTAGCACTTCACAAATAGACAAAGATTTCCTAATGAATTTAAGATTATGAATTAAAGCACTCTTCCATATAACAAACATGTTAACATGTCAGGCATGTTATCTCAGTGTCTTCTATTCCTGttttaataatgaatgatattaaaTGATTACGGATTCCCTTGGCAGGTCCTAACAAGAGGATCAGTGACTCCTTAAGTAACCAAATATTACTTAATTTCATACTAAATAAATTGTTCTTATATTAAACTCTAAAAATTGGATCATGCAtgtgaaaacaatattttttacttaTGGTTTTAtggcaaaatgtgtaaaagtagCTTTAATACAGCACAGCTTTTCTACCTTTGTCAGCTCTACCAATGCATTTcgaaaaaaagagaaatgcatAATTAGCAGAAAGTTACATGGATAGTAACGAAAATTTGATGTGTTCAGAAGCACAGATAATATACTCAAGGGGCATTGAAGGCATGgctgaaaaaacattttgtgaatgAGTGCTTAAAAGATtcattaatatattaaacaaattatatttactACATATTAGCCCTGAAAAACAGTGCTACACaataatgcatttattctgcTTAAAATATCActtaaaaaaattggaaaagaaTATATTCCAGCCTTAATGAAAGTTAATGAAAcatcaatgaaaaaataataagatgCACAAACAAACCTGAAAACAAGCAATATCTTCAAGAATGCAGAACCACCATAATGCATGCAGGCATGCAAAATGCAAAAGAACAAAATACTATAATCCACATGTTTAAGGTGGCATCATAAAGTTTGGCATAAGTTTTCATTACTAaactaaatgcaaaatataagaattatttcttttataagcAACAGTATGGTGTTATAATGGGCAGCATAAAGTGTCATATTTCACTAAACATTTCAAACTTGCACACACAggaaaaataatttctttcatgCACAGTAACAACAAGTCATGCTTCACTCAAGTTAGTAATGATGTAATACACATTAGTATGCTCACATCATTATGGGTTAaatcagtaaataaacaaatcacctcTTCCTCCTGTTATGTTTTAGAAGAGAAGTAAATTGACAAAATATTTGAATCCTTCCAATTATATTAGTCAAGTATACTATCAAAATGTTAGAAAACGCTTCCTACTTAACTACATGTGGATTCATGTTAGGAAGTAAATTTATTACGTGAAAAAATCAATTTGAGACTATCATTTACAAAGTAGATAATAATTAAACCTGTATTATCATTTTTACCACTTAGAGACAGTAAATAATGTATTCCTTAGTATTACTACTATGTTTttacaataaatgaaacaaaccaaTTTAAATGCATTCATGTGAAATAAAAAATCTTAATACTTAGATgtttaatacaaaaaaagaaatgagtctCAAAAATATCAGTCATGGCTAAATACagcattattatcatcattacacaatttatttacagtattaaaacattttttcaacatctgcaaaacctttgatgtatcatatacataatattgtaaaacataattattaccagtacactaaattatttataaaacaaaatagtgctgaACAGTTTCAGAGTATGTTAAACTAAATGCTAACATTTTCCAGTACCAAACTTTCCAACTGATGGTACGAAAGTTATCAAGGACATTCAGCTGATAATTCTCACTAAGTATTAATTGTAAAGATTTAATGTTTTAAACTTTACCAACCTCTACTAAGGATACAAGAATATCACAATACAAACATTATATATGGATCAGTATATCACACTATCATCATAAACAGGTTGTAAAAAGAGTCATATTTGCACCTCCTTGGACTGATAACCAAGTTTTCAGGAGTCATATTTGCTATTTGGCATAAATTTGTTTAGATTTGGCAGCACAtattgaaatttttaataaattgttacttcattgtatttttatttgcatatttgatAGGTATTTACAAATAACACAATTAAGGAATAATACTTATACAATATCCCTCAAATGAAGTACTGAACTCTAAAAGAAAATCTCAGTTTCAAGATaacatagtacagtatatatattttttctgtttgcaaTTCGTAAGGTGTTTCCTGCTAAGTAACTGTGAGCAAATAAAACAGCTTTCAGTATGCTGTGTTGGATTaagatttttttgttcattaaagACAAGAAGTTTTGAAGCATAAAGTCAAGAATTATTTAATTATGGAGTTGTTGCTAATAAGAAATCAACTGAAATTCGTTTTTGGTGCCAAAAAAGGTTTTTGTTGCTGAAACTGGGAAAAATCACCtttagtttttttctctcttattaAAATCTAACATATCTGTACAGCTAACATGCTATCTAGAAATTAACCTTAAATATTaactgaatgcagaataaaatagtattaaaaaataataattgtgactgtcattattaaattaaatgagactatgtactgtatgcatacagtacatacacattttaagatgTATAACATCACAATGGAATTTCTGTAttaaacatattatatttattgaagATTATGTTAAATTCAATATACTGTTGATATGTTATCCTGTGCTTTCAGTATTGGCCTTAAATGATATAACTGGGGACTTCTagcaattaattacaaaaataataatattaatacaaaataagaatattaaATGCAATAGTGCAAGtggcaattatatatatatatatatgaataaagccggccagtcatcccggccaatacccccaggtgcagccctggacaatggagtttttatccacggccctgctggataccacgggggccgctaaaaggcgctgcagggaggagggACGATTATTTgtcctat
Proteins encoded in this region:
- the LOC120522468 gene encoding unconventional myosin-VI-like, whose translation is YLNRGCTRFFATKETDKQILQNRKSPEHFKEGSLKDPLLDDQGDFNRMCIAMKKIGLNDVEKLDLFRVVAGVLHLGNIDFEEAGSTSGGCILKNKSSQTLENCAELLGLCEEDLRVSLTTRVMLTTAGAPKARLL